A single Phycisphaerae bacterium DNA region contains:
- a CDS encoding RHS repeat-associated core domain-containing protein encodes MTYPGTREVVYTFDRRFRMTGVSGGTGVGGTRGLDVADQVISSSFANGVSSVFDYDVNGRMTHMERFKNGAPPTMLVEYDYGYDAVGNRLYTRDLMATNRSELYGYDARNRLRNFERGTLNTAGDDISTPLVDPALPSQQQWTDLDRRGNWLDFSTTLNGQPAVQQTREANQVNEIMTLDPDGPGGGQSAVTLANDSNGNLTENPWAFNADDGGTPTGQKYEYDEENRLVRVKRLTSPADQVLLEIGYDAFGRRVESKEYLDAQTGQILSTPRVTHHVVLGPMTIEEYSITAGPTALLAREFVWGTEFPMPVAIVDWTAAGQVGTGQAEVLHYLRDVLGNVVALTNATGNVAERYRYDPYGMTRIYNAGGALLPTSAYGNPYAFTGQRYDAAVVLYHFWFRTYSPSLGRWHQRDPIGYIDGMSLYQYLVSGPLNGTDPLGLECRKRWSSEDEKKKALTEAIRSSKDLRDFVDTYDPTWNGAKGDELFNLEYRSVYGDTDIDWMITLLAAHYGRAGWFFRGMDPEDIYAIGKTFWIFYDAATDPNVSVDFSRYGQQNEINAIKAAQDLIQGKKTLRDLFPDLDYSDVTEGGQPNPPPWRIDPRPHRRGPRRVRTR; translated from the coding sequence GTGACCTACCCGGGCACCCGGGAAGTCGTCTACACGTTCGATCGGCGCTTCCGGATGACCGGTGTCTCGGGCGGGACGGGCGTTGGCGGGACCCGCGGGCTGGATGTGGCTGACCAGGTGATCAGCAGCAGCTTTGCCAACGGGGTGTCGAGCGTCTTCGACTACGACGTCAACGGCCGCATGACCCACATGGAACGGTTCAAGAACGGCGCTCCGCCGACGATGCTGGTGGAATACGACTACGGCTATGACGCGGTGGGCAATCGGCTGTATACTCGAGACCTGATGGCCACCAACCGAAGCGAACTGTACGGCTATGATGCCCGCAATCGGCTGCGGAACTTCGAGCGGGGCACGCTCAACACCGCAGGCGACGATATCAGCACGCCGCTGGTCGATCCAGCCCTGCCGTCGCAGCAGCAATGGACCGACCTCGACCGCCGGGGTAACTGGCTGGACTTCAGCACCACCCTCAACGGCCAGCCGGCGGTCCAGCAGACCCGCGAGGCCAACCAGGTCAACGAGATCATGACTCTCGATCCCGATGGGCCCGGCGGCGGTCAGTCGGCGGTGACCCTGGCCAACGACAGCAACGGCAACCTGACCGAGAACCCCTGGGCCTTCAACGCCGACGACGGCGGCACGCCCACCGGCCAGAAGTACGAATACGACGAAGAGAACCGCCTTGTTCGCGTGAAGCGGCTCACTAGCCCTGCCGACCAGGTCCTGCTGGAGATTGGTTACGACGCCTTCGGCCGTCGGGTGGAGAGCAAGGAATACCTCGACGCCCAGACCGGCCAGATTCTCTCAACGCCGCGGGTGACACACCATGTTGTCCTTGGGCCCATGACCATCGAGGAGTACAGCATCACCGCCGGTCCCACCGCCCTGCTGGCCCGCGAGTTCGTCTGGGGCACCGAATTCCCGATGCCGGTAGCGATAGTCGATTGGACCGCCGCCGGGCAGGTCGGTACCGGCCAGGCTGAGGTGCTGCACTATTTGCGGGATGTCCTCGGCAATGTCGTAGCGCTAACCAACGCCACCGGCAACGTGGCCGAACGCTACCGCTACGACCCCTACGGCATGACCCGCATCTACAATGCCGGCGGCGCTCTTCTGCCAACCTCGGCCTACGGAAACCCTTACGCCTTCACCGGCCAGCGATACGATGCCGCGGTTGTTCTCTACCACTTCTGGTTCCGGACGTATTCGCCGTCGCTCGGGCGGTGGCATCAGCGGGATCCCATCGGGTACATCGACGGCATGAGTCTGTATCAGTACTTGGTAAGTGGTCCTTTGAATGGCACAGACCCGTTGGGCCTGGAGTGCCGGAAGAGGTGGTCGAGCGAGGACGAGAAGAAGAAGGCTCTTACCGAAGCGATCAGGAGCTCGAAAGACCTGCGAGATTTCGTCGACACATATGATCCCACCTGGAACGGCGCAAAGGGCGATGAACTGTTCAACCTAGAGTACCGCAGCGTCTATGGCGACACTGATATTGACTGGATGATAACGCTGCTGGCTGCGCACTATGGACGCGCAGGATGGTTCTTTAGGGGGATGGATCCAGAAGACATATACGCTATTGGGAAGACCTTCTGGATATTCTATGACGCGGCTACGGATCCGAACGTTTCGGTTGACTTCAGTCGGTATGGACAACAGAATGAGATTAACGCTATCAAGGCGGCGCAAGATCTGATTCAAGGCAAGAAGACCCTGCGGGATTTGTTCCCAGATCTTGACTACAGCGATGTGACTGAGGGCGGGCAACCCAATCCGCCGCCTTGGCGCATAGACCCGCGCCCGCACCGCCGCGGGCCTCGGCGGGTAAGGACGCGTTGA